The Apium graveolens cultivar Ventura chromosome 11, ASM990537v1, whole genome shotgun sequence genome has a window encoding:
- the LOC141697867 gene encoding uncharacterized protein LOC141697867 produces MSTNGEILLEFGSQMIVYTPKNNEIKVLHINNFGGCIEADVYSESLISPKIEQLKVEARTRSKKEEQVSKSKKHTDGGKYRDAENSKKRKFFVSGLPQKLSEAGSLSSEDDFDWVSHKSFNDLKGKQVEVERALPEDATCSSGCHLMCGHGFQSYSAPGYWYGSACIGGSSYGSFSGASSGYGGPAGASNAQ; encoded by the exons ATGTCAACAAATGGTGAGATTTTACTCGAATTCGGTTCTCAAATGATAGTGTACACCCCAAAGAACAATGAGATCAAGGTACTTCATATTAACAATTTTGGTGGGTGTATTGAAGCTGATGTTTATAGTGAGAGCCTTATCTCACCAAAAATTGAACAGCTGAAG GTTGAGGCTAGGACCAGGTCTAAAAAGGAAGAACAGGTTTCAAAATCTAAGAAACACACTGACGGTGGAAAATATCGTGATGCTGAGAATAGCAAGAAAAGAAAATTCTTTGTTTCAGGTTTACCTCAAAAATTGAGTGAGGCAGGGTCTTTGAGCTCTGAAGATGATTTTGACTGGGTTTCGCATAAGTCTTTTAATGATTTAAAAGGTAAACAAGTGGAAGTTGAAAGGGCCCTTCCTGAAGATGCTACCTGTAGCAGTGGTTGCCATCTCATGTGTGGTCATGGGTTTCAAAGTTATTCTGCACCAGGTTATTGGTATGGTTCTGCTTGTATCGGTGGTAGTAGCTATGGAAGTTTTAGTGGTGCAAGTTCTGGATATGGTGGTCCTGCTGGTGCGTCCAACGCGCAGTAG
- the LOC141695707 gene encoding F-box/kelch-repeat protein At3g06240-like, with amino-acid sequence MERGHRSKRRKRSKNSCELPQEIVYVILLLIPASILLKLRAICKSWMRLICSSDFIRAHTLLWKEDDSHLLVRCKTPFFNAQTMYLYSLFDNAISTSYDLPSPVRNSHVEGILVGCCRGVSCLSFDDGSIILWNPCTKESEKLSNSSRGVSGSYEVYGFAYSESINKFLVVCLCTSCDEVLEFVTQTKVCKGEGWQRLSDFPFGSPFYNSGKFVNGSLNWLASKKPVFNLGVVFDTNEPWVIVSFNVENETYSEIMPPKFPGNDYDLT; translated from the coding sequence ATGGAGAGAGGGCACAGaagcaaaagaaggaaaagaagcaAGAACAGCTGTGAGCTTCCTCAAGAAATTGTGTATGTGATTCTCCTTTTGATACCTGCCAGTATCTTGTTGAAATTGAGGGCTATTTGTAAATCTTGGATGAGATTGATTTGTAGTTCTGATTTCATCAGAGCCCATACTTTGTTATGGAAAGAAGACGATTCACATCTTCTTGTAAGGTGCAAAACTCCCTTTTTCAATGCACAAACTATGTATCTTTACTCTTTGTTTGATAATGCAATTTCAACTAGTTATGATCTTCCTTCCCCTGTGAGAAATAGCCATGTTGAAGGTATACTTGTTGGTTGTTGTAGAGGTGTTAGCTGTTTGTCTTTTGATGATGGTTCTATCATTCTATGGAATCCTTGCACTAAAGAGTCTGAGAAGTTGTCTAATTCTAGTAGAGGGGTTTCTGGGAGTTATGAAGTCTATGGGTTTGCATATTCAGAATCCATAAACAAATTTCTTGTTGTTTGTTTGTGCACATCATGTGATGAAGTTTTGGAATTTGTTACTCAAACAAAGGTATGTAAGGGTGAGGGTTGGCAGAGGCTTTCCGATTTTCCGTTTGGATCTCCTTTTTATAATTCAGGAAAATTCGTAAATGGATCTTTGAATTGGCTTGCTAGTAAGAAACCTGTTTTTAATCTCGGAGTGGTATTTGATACTAATGAGCCTTGGGTCATTGTGTCATTTAATGTAGAAAATGAAACATATAGCGAAATTATGCCACCCAAGTTTCCTGGAAATGATTATGATTTAACTTAG